A window from Pangasianodon hypophthalmus isolate fPanHyp1 chromosome 4, fPanHyp1.pri, whole genome shotgun sequence encodes these proteins:
- the LOC117597083 gene encoding piggyBac transposable element-derived protein 4-like, producing the protein MAPQALRFLPTLQPGPQIDPRPCEAHTPMSLFKMFFSSTAVSTLCRNTNAQAARARAKGHKYKWTDVSISELYCYIGLLFYMAMVKLRSIRDYWRQDSVFSVPFPATIMSRDRYRTISWNLHMSHPDADKDNDRKRGTAEHDRLFRIRPLMDTIRHACKAIYHPRQNLAVDERMVACKANTGMTKYMKAKPTRWGFKLFVLADSSNGYTVDFAVYTGKNNFPTGHGLSYDAVTSLLDRRVLGSGYHVYMDNFYTSPKLLTDLFALRFGACGTYRDNRKDCPRNAANSLTKKSMRGSIRWIRDGHLVFVKWMDTREVSVCSTIHAAHTGDTVQRRVKTQNGWRTKSFPCPAPVTAYNQHMGGVDLSDQLLQYYTTQHKTMKWYRKLFLHFLDIAATNAFIVHKELYGTMSHKEFMEELIAELCGVSQKITPKRTSVDHVPVPGAEQASDATAGRQICVLCKAKHGKRQDTPWKCQACDVHLCVQLKRNCFLEWHKDV; encoded by the coding sequence ATGGCTCCACAGGCTCTGAGATTCCTGCCCACACTGCAACCTGGACCACAGATAGACCCAAGACCCTGTGAGGCACACACTCCCATGAGTctcttcaaaatgtttttttcttcaactgcTGTGTCAACTCTGTGTCGAAACACCAATGCTCAGGCTGCCAGGGCACGTGCAAAgggccataaatataaatggacaGACGTCAGCATCAGTGAGCTGTACTGTTACATTGGGCTACTCTTCTACATGGCCATGGTGAAGTTGAGGTCCATCAGAGACTACTGGCGGCAGGATAGTGTTTTCTCTGTTCCTTTTCCTGCCACAATCATGTCAAGGGACAGATACCGCACCATTTCATGGAATCTGCACATGAGTCACCCAGATGCAGACAAGGACAATGACCGAAAGAGAGGCACAGCTGAACACGACCGTCTTTTCAGGATCAGACCCCTCATGGACACTATCCGGCATGCATGTAAGGCCATCTATCATCCGAGACAAAATTTGGCAGTGGATGAAAGAATGGTGGCATGCAAAGCAAACACAGGAATGACTAAGTACATGAAAGCCAAACCAACCAGGTGGGGCTTCAAGTTGTTTGTTCTTGCGGACTCATCAAatggatatactgtagattttgcTGTGTACACAGGAAAGAACAACTTTCCCACAGGCCATGGACTGTCATATGATGCTGTGACATCTCTGTTGGACCGTAGAGTTTTGGGCTCTGGGTACCATGTATACATGGATAATTTTTACACTAGTCCCAAGCTTCTAACAGACTTGTTTGCTTTGAGGTTTGGTGCATGTGGGACTTACAGAGACAACAGGAAGGATTGCCCTCGGAATGCAGCTAACTCACTCACCAAAAAATCTATGAGGGGCTCCATCAGGTGGATTCGAGATGGACATCTTGTGTTTGTGAAATGGATGGACACACGAGAGGTGTCTGTCTGTTCCACCATCCATGCTGCTCATACAGGAGACACTGTGCAGAGGAGggtgaaaacacaaaatggaTGGAGGACAAAGAGTTTTCCATGTCCTGCACCTGTGACTGCATACAACCAGCACATGGGGGGTGTTGACCTGTCTGATCAGCTGttacagtactacaccacacagCACAAAACAATGAAGTGGTACAGAAAGCTATTTCTACACTTCTTGGACATTGCTGCCACCAATGCCTTTATTGTACACAAAGAGCTTTACGGCACCATGAGCCACAAGGAGTTTATGGAAGAACTAATTGCAGAGCTCTGTGGCGTGTCACAGAAAATAACACCAAAGCGGACCAGTGTTGACCATGTGCCAGTTCCAGGAGCTGAGCAGGCCTCAGATGCCACTGCTGGTCGCCAGATCTGTGTGCTTTGCAAAGCAAAGCATGGTAAGAGGCAGGACACTCCTTGGAAATGCCAGGCATGTGATGTTCACTTGTGTGTTCAGCTGAAAAGGAACTGTTTCCTAGAGTGGCACAAAGATGTATAG